From the genome of Vicia villosa cultivar HV-30 ecotype Madison, WI linkage group LG2, Vvil1.0, whole genome shotgun sequence, one region includes:
- the LOC131651436 gene encoding aspartic proteinase CDR1-like, which produces MSYFTLILLCLYCLKTTSQSINNDFTFELIHRDSFKSPFYNSTQTEIQKVFNEVQRSINRANYINKEFSPTKNKFEFSLPYEYVGQYLMSYSIGTPPFKVYAFLDTGSNLIWHQCKPCNICYNQTSPIFNPSKSSSYQNIPCSSRSCKTMAYASCSYGRDKCEYTLDYGHGTKTHGDLIMETLTLESTSGSIVSFPKIVIGCGHTNTQGFEYNGKSSGIVGLGKGPTSIIKQLGSLTDDKFSYCLIVNEFYNISNLSSKLNFGDVAVVSGDKVVSTPMVKIFGNQQKDYYYLTLKAFSVGKKRIKYKGFKREGTNASTNNIIIDSGTSVSRLPRRVFHKLESTVKKMVKLKPFPDPTDSFSLCYNTTSKKQNFPVITAHFSGADVKLDTKGVFNTILKGIECFVFRPHDDGLGIFGSLAQTNHLIGYDLKNNIVSFKPTDCTKY; this is translated from the coding sequence ATGTCATATTTTACCCTTATTTTACTTTGTCTGTATTGTTTAAAAACTACTTCTCAGTCTATTAACAATGATTTCACCTTTGAACTTATTCATCGCGATtcttttaagtcaccattctACAACTCTACACAAACTGAAATTCAAAAAGTTTTCAATGAAGTCCAACGTTCTATCAATCGTGCCaattatatcaacaaagaattttctccaacaaaaaataaatttgagttttctttacCTTATGAATATGTCGGTCAATATCTCATGAGTTATTCTATTGGTACCCCTCCATTTAAGGTTTACGCTTTTTTAGATACAGGTAGTAACTTAATTTGGCATCAATGCAAACCTTGTAATATATGTTACAACCAAACCTCTCCTATTTTCAATCCTTCAAAATCTTCGAGTTACCAAAATATTCCTTGCTCTTCACGATCATGCAAAACTATGGCATATGCTTCTTGTTCTTATGGTCGAGATAAATGTGAATATACATTAGATTATGGTCATGGAACAAAGACACATGGAGATCTTATCATGGAGACTCTTACATTGGAATCAACCTCAGGGTCTATTGTCTCATTTCCTAAAATTGTGATAGGATGTGGACACACCAATACTCAAGGTTTTGAGTATAACGGTAAAAGTTCGGGTATTGTTGGCCTTGGAAAAGGGCCCACGTCAATTATAAAGCAATTAGGATCTTTAACTGATGATAAATTTTCTTATTGTTTAATTGTAAATGAGTTTTACAATATTTCTAATTTATCTAGCAAACTCAACTTTGGAGATGTTGCCGTTGTGTCTGGTGATAAAGTTGTTTCAACTCCTATGGTCAAAATTTTTGGAAACCAGCAAAAAGACTATTACTATCTAACTTTGAAGGCATTCAGTGTGGGAAAAAAGAGAATCAAGTACAAAGGGTTTAAACGTGAAGGAACAAATGCTTCTACAAATAACATCATAATTGACTCTGGTACATCTGTATCTCGCCTCCCACGTCGTGTTTTTCATAAGCTGGAATCTACCGTTAAAAAAATGGTTAAGCTAAAGCCCTTTCCAGATCCAACAGATTCGTTTAGCCTATGTTATAATACCACttctaaaaaacaaaattttcctGTAATAACTGCACATTTTAGTGGCGCAGATGTTAAGTTAGATACAAAAGGCGTCTTTAATACTATTCTTAAGGGAATTGAATGTTTTGTTTTTCGGCCACATGATGATGGATTAGGCATATTTGGAAGCTTGGCACAAACAAACCATTTGATTGGTTATGATCTCAAAAATAATATTGTCTCCTTCAAACCAACTGATTGTACTAAATATTAA
- the LOC131651437 gene encoding aspartic proteinase CDR1-like yields the protein MSLFSSFIPIFLCLFCLIVCSHAISNSFSVELIHRDSYKSPLYNPTQTEFQKTINALHRSTNRVNYINKRISFTQNKLESFLTYDDGEYLMSYFVGTPPFKVYGILDSGSNLIWIQCKPCNICYNQTSPIFNPSKSSSYQKISCSSSRCKSREEDISCSKDKDSCEYTLDYGRGAKTQGDLILETITLQSTSGSTVSFPNIVIGCGHTNNLSYTGKSSGVVGLAIGSTSLIKQLGSSINERFSYCLIDYRNANQSSKLNFGDAAIVYRSDVVSTPIVKMIGNNQTDYYYLHLKAVSVGSKRITYSGFKLKGINASTHNIQLDSGTTVTYVPRHFYHRLESAVKKKVKLVRFHDDSGSFNLCYNTTSKQPTTKQSNFPVIIAHFSGGDVKLDPKGYFLSLYEGIECFSFFPIKSDLGIMGNTLQVNYLVGYDLKNNIVSFKPTDCSKY from the coding sequence ATGTCACTATTTTCATCTTTTATCCCTATTTTCTTGTGTCTTTTTTGCTTAATAGTTTGTTCACATGCTATAAGCAATAGTTTTAGTGTTGAACTCATTCATCGTGATTCTTATAAATCACCACTCTACAATCCTACccaaacagaattccaaaaaaCTATCAATGCTTTACATCGTTCTACCAACCGTGTCAACTATATCAATAAGAGAATTTCTTTTACTCAGAACAAACTTGAGTCATTTTTGACCTATGATGATGGTGAATATCTAATGAGTTATTTCGTAGGTACTCCACCATTTAAGGTCTATGGTATTTTGGATTCAGGTAGTAACTTAATTTGGATTCAATGTAAGCCTTGTAATATATGTTACAATCAAACTTCTCCTATTTTTAATCCTTCAAAATCTTCGAGTTACCAAAAAATttcatgttcttctagtagatgcaAATCTAGGGAAGAAGATATATCTTGTTCTAAAGATAAAGATTCTTGTGAATATACATTAGATTATGGGCGTGGAGCAAAAACCCAAGGAGATCTTATTTTAGAGACAATTACATTACAGTCCACATCCGGATCTACTGTCTCATTTCCTAACATTGTTATAGGATGTGGACACACTAATAATTTGTCGTATACTGGAAAAAGTTCAGGTGTAGTTGGCCTTGCAATTGGGAGTACGTCACTTATAAAACAATTAGGATCTTCCATAAATGAAAGATTCTCATATTGTTTAATTGATTATAGAAATGCTAATCAATCTAGCAAGCTCAATTTTGGAGATGCTGCCATTGTTTATCGAAGTGATGTTGTTTCAACTCCTATAGTCAAAATGATAGGAAACAATCAAACTGATTATTACTATCTACATTTGAAAGCAGTTAGTGTGGGAAGTAAAAGAATAACGTACAGTGGATTTAAACTTAAAGGGATAAATGCTTCTACACATAACATCCAACTTGACTCTGGTACAACCGTAACTTATGTTCCCCGTCATTTTTACCATAGGTTAGAATCAGCGGTTAAAAAAAAGGTTAAACTAGTGCGTTTTCACGATGATAGTGGTTCGTTTAACCTTTGTTATAATACCACATCCAAACAACCCACAACTAAGCAATCAAACTTTCCGGTAATTATTGCACATTTTAGTGGAGGAGATGTTAAGTTAGATCCTAAGGGCTATTTTTTATCTTTATATGAAGGGATTGAATGCTTTTCTTTTTTCCCAATTAAAAGTGATCTCGGCATCATGGGAAACACTTTACAAGTGAACTATTTAGTTGGTTATGatctaaaaaataatattgtttcGTTCAAACCTACCGATTGTTCTAAGTATTGA